The genome window TGTGCGGGTAGAGCCGGATGACTACGGCTTGACGCAAACGGCTTACATCCAACCGAGCGCAGACTTCTCCCAACTAAATGAAGTCATGATCGTGGAAAGAAACTTTACCATTTCCCCGAATGGTGAGCTGATTCCTCAGCAACCGACAGGTCAAACAACCACACCATCAAATAGTGGCAAGGCTACTCAGTCGTCCGGGACCCAATCGGTAACCGGGACAGCTGGGGGTGGCCAATAATGCAGCGTTTTCTCTTGACGCTTACGGTGCTGGTCCTGTTCGTAATGGAAGGAACAGTGGTCCAGGTGATTGCAACCGCAACATGGGGTCTGTCATGGATGACAGTACCCCGATTTGCGCTGGTATGTTGTATTCTCATCTCGATGTTTTTGGGCAGGCGAGAGGGACTGTACTACGGACTCGCATTCGGTTTTTTGCAAGATGTACTCTACGGTCAGGTCATTGGCATTTACAGTGTGTCGATGATGGTTGCCAGCTATTTTGCAGGGCTGATTGTTCTCCTGTTCCAACGCGGGTTTGGAATGGTGTTTGTGACGAGCGCCCTCATTCTTTTCGGGCATGAGTGGCTGCTGTACAGTATGTTTCGGTTGTTTTCCGTTGCGCCGTACGATGTACAGTGGATACTTACCCGGCAAATTTTGCCCAGCGTCATTCTCAACGTCATTTTCGCCCTGCTGATCTATGTTCCCATCCAGAGAATGTGCAACAAGATTCAGGATAAAAAGCGAGATATGAGCGCGGAATAGGACCGTGAAGGAGGGGGAGAACTCGTGGAGGAAACAAAAGAACCGAAGTCGCATATACCCATACGGCTTAA of Brevibacillus choshinensis contains these proteins:
- the mreD gene encoding rod shape-determining protein MreD gives rise to the protein MQRFLLTLTVLVLFVMEGTVVQVIATATWGLSWMTVPRFALVCCILISMFLGRREGLYYGLAFGFLQDVLYGQVIGIYSVSMMVASYFAGLIVLLFQRGFGMVFVTSALILFGHEWLLYSMFRLFSVAPYDVQWILTRQILPSVILNVIFALLIYVPIQRMCNKIQDKKRDMSAE